The nucleotide sequence GTGGCTGGATCACGATAACCGAGATTGATCCTCTTGCAGGTCTCTTCAGGAATTCCCGTTGCCAGGATTACATTTACTCGGGGTTTCTCTACCCCATCCTGGTAGGTGCCAATTCCCTTGACATGGGTGGAATGAGCCATTACCCCACCTGGGATATCCGTGAATCTATCTGGTTGTTTTACGAAATAGTCACGGACGTGGTACCCTATCTGCTCGATAATCTCACCATGCATCTCTGACACCTGGGTGATATGAGGGGCAAAAATGATAAGATCACCTCCATCAGCAACCACTGGTTCAAGTTTGTACATGCATTTGCCACCTGTCCAGAGTTCATCATACATTTGAGGGGCTCGTGAGAGGACCGTATGGTAAGATCGATTGGTATAGACGATATGAAGTCTATCTGACAGGTTTGAAGCGGCTTCCCAGGCATCCTCAGGCGTTCCAATGTATAAGCCAGCCAGCTCTGTGCCCTTTATGACAAGACTCATGCACATTCTTTCCACTGGAAGGAATGAAGCAGCCTTATCCACCACAGCTCGAACTGGTGTATATTTGTGACCAATAATCATGGGATTGGTGATGAGCGCACCCAGCCAGTGAAACATATCTATGATTTCCTGACCTGCTATTCCAGGGAAGAGATATTTATTACCTCCCGAGAACCCCACAACTTCATGGGGGAAGGTTGGACCAATAATGAGGAGGATATCATAATCGTAAACCATTTTGTTGATGGTTACACTGACTGCTTCTTCCATCAATCCACCGGATAATTCAGAAACATCCTCTGCAGAGAAGGTTCCAGCAACTTTTAGTTGAGCTGGGTCCTGCCAATGATGGGTGAAGAATCGGGCTTTGGGATAGCGT is from Candidatus Neomarinimicrobiota bacterium and encodes:
- a CDS encoding DUF2088 domain-containing protein, which translates into the protein MLGLGFTDRSVSEAEVRNLIKESFSSREMQDKKVLCIIPDHTRTAPIDLMFRLVYAELSEHVEWLDFIVALGTHPPMTDEAINHRVGITQEERTSRYPKARFFTHHWQDPAQLKVAGTFSAEDVSELSGGLMEEAVSVTINKMVYDYDILLIIGPTFPHEVVGFSGGNKYLFPGIAGQEIIDMFHWLGALITNPMIIGHKYTPVRAVVDKAASFLPVERMCMSLVIKGTELAGLYIGTPEDAWEAASNLSDRLHIVYTNRSYHTVLSRAPQMYDELWTGGKCMYKLEPVVADGGDLIIFAPHITQVSEMHGEIIEQIGYHVRDYFVKQPDRFTDIPGGVMAHSTHVKGIGTYQDGVEKPRVNVILATGIPEETCKRINLGYRDPATINIEDYQDREEEGVLYVPKAGEMLYRLKINKG